The following nucleotide sequence is from Drosophila kikkawai strain 14028-0561.14 chromosome 2L, DkikHiC1v2, whole genome shotgun sequence.
CGGACACCAGTGCGAACATGGGCAGATTGGTGAGAATGGCCTTCCATGGAGTCGGCGGCAAGTCCTCGTTGCGGCTAATCGTGCCGATTTCCTTAACCAGATACTCGCGCTCGCTGGGCTTAATAAACGGATGCGAAACGGGGTCACTGTAGCACAGGAAGACCTAAGGGAGAGCataatgttaattaatttgataTTAGAAATCTAAAATCAAGATCTACGAAAATCGAAGGAATACTTACAAAGATTGCAAACCAGATGACACCAAGGCCGCCAAAGAAGTAGAACACAAATGGCCAGTCGTAGGCATCGAGGAACACTCCCGACAGCAGGTTGCCCATAATGGTGCCCACCTGACCGCCGCCCAGCACTAGAGCACCAAGCTTGCCACGCTCGTTTGCCGGCACCCAGGCCGCCAGGAGTACACTCAAAGCAGGGAAGGTGGTGCCCTCCCCGAGACCCATCAGAACTCGAGTGACAATTAGCCAATCGGAGCCACCCAGATCGATGGCCAGAGGCGTGAGCATGGTGAAGACAGCGGTGGACAGGATGCCAATGCCCAGGGTCCATTTGCCGCCAAACTTCTCGGCCAGCAGACCGCCGGGAATGTGGGTGACAATGTAGCCGATGTAGAAGGAGGACAGGATCAAGCCCTGCAGCTCCTCAGACCACTCATAATCGCCGCCAGTCTGTAATTATGATAACCTTATATGATTTTGCCCATTTCGATGGATCGCAATTCAAAAACTTACGCTTGTGCCCTCATCCAGATCGTCGGGCTCGCAGATAGCCTCAGAATCATCGTCCGTGGAGTTCTTCTTGACAACCAGCACCGTGATGGCCTGCGAAAGGCAGACACGCATCGTGTAGGCATTCAGGATGGCCAGGAAGCCCATAATGGCCAAGATCACCCGCTGCGGGAGTATGAAATCTGCGAGTCGAAAAGAGATCCGggagtaaattaattaattaacttgcTGGTGCAACATTTTTGTCAAACAATCGCTTGCGTCAACCGGAATGGATTTGCGTCGTCAGAAAATTACTCATTTAATTCGGTTAGCGTGCGAATAAATAGTTGGTGGAGGGGTCGACGAGGGTGGCTCTTAAAGCCGGTCAATTGGATACAAATCAATTTGCGGCGATAAACTTCAAATTGCAGTTGATTGCCGTAGCGCTATATATCAATTAGAGGGAGCTACTAAAGAATTACCCTAAAAAAGCAATGAAAACGATGGGCAAAAACTGGGAAAAGCATGTATtactttattttctatttggagttttttatataaattaaataattaaatgatttaCTTTTGCCTTGAAATTGTATAtactacaaaaatttaaagtaaCTAAATAAACTCATATGAGTGGTTAATAATCGAAAGTCTCTAATGaataattttaacaaaagAACCTTTTATCGTGCATATTCAGCATCTtgttgaatataaaataaatatttaaattagttcgtTGACAATATTGCTAAATTTATACGAGTGACTGTTTCTGACTTGTAAAATTAGTTCGAAACTCGTTCTCTACAAATGCTACGTATCAattgatatattatatattatatttaagcaTATTCCATACCAAAAATTCCAAATTGTTAGCCTATTACTAATCTaccaataaatacaaatacaccTCAATAAAACAATCATAATATGCCAATCTAAGCCCCAAAAGTCAATAAATAACTATTTCTATATTGATTAAATATTCTATAAACAATCTTTTGATATATGGAAGTTCGCAATCGTCTTTCGCTtccattgaattaaatttatttgctctCATTGATGGTcttcatttataaattattctaTAGTTTATGGAGTTACTTTACGATGGCATTTAGAGAATTCTTGAAGAAATATGATCCCGCACTCGCACCTTGTACAAGCGTACATATACTTCCTGTCTCGTGAGGTTTACGGTGAGGTTTACGGTGAGGTGTTGGTGTTTACTGCCAACATATATAGCCACCCGATTATGGGGCTATATTAACGGCGCTATGTACTTGTTCCCCTATCAATCACCAGGCCCGCGGGCGTACTTTATACGATCGCCATATCGCAATCAAATTGTTAAGCGGAATTACGCCCAGATAAGGCCAAGAGTGCGGTAGATCTGCGATATAAACACTTGGAGTGCAGATCGACCAATCTCGCAATCTCTCAAGTGTATCGCATAAGGGAAATGCGGAGCAATGACCATAAACCTAGGGCGGGTGGCAGTGCCAATTAAAGGCTGTTTTCCGTATCAATAAAcgtatatatttgaaaaaaaagggaattgtATTCGACGAAGGCTGAACTCATTACGCTAGATTAACATTGACCTATTTCATCCAAAAAGATCTAATAAGAACGGCAAGCAAGCCGCATTCCAAATGAGCAAACAGCGCGAGTTCCTTCTAAGTAAACACAATCAGAACCCAATTCAtgacaataatattattagatCACCTCCCCGCCATGTGTTGACATTTACCCACGACTCTACCTACGTCAAATTCCGACTCGGATTCGGATTAAACCACCcgcctaaaaaataaaaaaatatacatatataaagcaaacaacatttgtttgattttttaatgGATCGCAAAACTCCAGAAAGTTTATGATCTGCAGTTTCGAAACGCCAATCTACGTCACTCAGGCtgacaattttattttgcctataaattaacattaataaatattttttcggcAGCCAAATTAACAATGTGTCAATATTTGACAAGTTATTTAACATTCGCAGAAAATTTATTCGCCACGAGTGTCGGCTAATATGATTACCGTCGTCGAGTGATAAGTTGATAAGGCCATATAACCCAACCGCAGAGGCTCTTCTATATGTAAATGGGTGctaatcataaaatatataagtatgGCTATATTTCACTCCACCAATCACGCTTAGTGGCGTTAATATATGGCCGCACTTAGGCCTAGACCCATCACACACACCCTCGATAAGCTATTTAAGATTTAATCAGAATTTAGTAACTCAGCCCCTTATCGCCTGAATAAGTAAGTGGAAAATGAAAGCCATAGAAAGGAAGAGAAAGGGGAAGTTCACTTTTCACAGGGGATCTAATCAGACCCAGTAACACCTATTTCAGGAAAAGGAATAAAGTCATGAAAAACTGTGGAATATTTAGTATATAGACTATTTTACGACCCAGTTTAATTGAGTTGTGATCAAGCGAAACTTTCCAATtaacgaaacaaaaacaattgaacTTAATAAAATAGTGGGATTTTTCCTATCTACAAACTAAACTATACGGTTTTCCCTCAAACAATTTAAGAAACATCTGTTAATATAAtacgaattaaaattaaaatttaaattttaaaataaagtc
It contains:
- the dmGlut gene encoding putative inorganic phosphate cotransporter, whose amino-acid sequence is MTQQPQWGINLSRYFILPQRVILAIMGFLAILNAYTMRVCLSQAITVLVVKKNSTDDDSEAICEPDDLDEGTSTGGDYEWSEELQGLILSSFYIGYIVTHIPGGLLAEKFGGKWTLGIGILSTAVFTMLTPLAIDLGGSDWLIVTRVLMGLGEGTTFPALSVLLAAWVPANERGKLGALVLGGGQVGTIMGNLLSGVFLDAYDWPFVFYFFGGLGVIWFAIFVFLCYSDPVSHPFIKPSEREYLVKEIGTISRNEDLPPTPWKAILTNLPMFALVSAQIGHDWGFYIMVTDLPKYMADVLQFSIKANGLYSSLPYVMMWIVSVGSGFVADWMIRRGIMNTTNTRKVMTGLAAFGPAIFMVGASYAGCDRVLVVVLFTICMGLMGAYYAGMKLSPLDMSPNYAGTLMAITNGIGAITGVITPYLVGVMTPNASLLEWRLVFWVAFGVLFVTAIVYCIWASGEVQPFNNAPIQPRTVDFEAQERKPEAGKARAALEHSS